A stretch of DNA from Nitrospira sp.:
TAGGCCATCTGTGGCACCGTCGTGAAATTCCCGTCCCGCCATGATGCACGCCTCCCGACAACAATCGACCATGAATGAATCAGACCATTTTATACACAACCGACTGTCGCGGGGTCAATTGAAGGACCGATCGGTAGGAGCCTTGACGTCGTCAGCTACGAACGCCACTGACCAGCGTCAAGAGCATGGCCGTGACGTACATGATCGCGATCCCCGTGAACATGCCCGCTGCCACCTGCACCCGCCGCGTCGCCGTGTAGGACATCGCGGTGAGTGACAGCACCACATACAGCAAGGAACCGGCCGCCAAGGCATAAAAGCAGATGGAAAAGTAGGAAGACACACCTTGCCCGCTCAACACCGTGCCGATGCAGGTCGGAAGACCGGCGATCAGCCCCAACACCAGCACATCCCGCGCCGACATCGGCTGCTTCCCGGCCGCGCCCACAACCCCGAATCCCTCGGTCCCATTGTGCAAGCCAAACCCGGCGACCAACAAGAGGCTCAACGTATATTCCCCGCCGGCATAACTGGCGCCGATGGCCAGGCCTTCCCCGAGATTGTGCAACCCCATCCCAACCGCAATCATGGTCGGAAGCGACAACCACCGGCTTCCCGCGCGAGCCCCGAACACCTGGCTGGATTCCAACGCGACCAAGCCGACAAAACTGACCGCGAGACTGCCCAGAAATACCAACCACGAGATGGGATCACGTGCGCCCGTCTGCTCAGTCGCTTCGTGCATCAGATCGAAAAAGAGATAGACCAATACACCATTGGCGACGCCGATCAGCCCGCCCTCCCACGTACGTGGCAGGACTTTTCCCAGGAACAGCGCCGACAGAATGCCCAGATACACCGGAATCAATCCGGCGACCGCGCCCAAGCCAATGAGATTCAGCATGCCAGACTTCTATCAGAACCACGGCCGAGGAAGAAAGGGGAAGTGAGCGGAGAGGATCCGATGATGCGAGAGGTATGGAGAAGGCCGTTGGCAAGGCGTGTCGTACTGTGCGGCTGGTGCGGAATCGCTCAGCGCAGACGATTTTCACGATCTGTTCAATTGCAGCGTGGCAGCTCTGCGCGAGCCTCCCTAGGGGGGACGCCTCATGGGTAGCGAGGTTTCACGGTTTCCGGCGGTGCATCGTGAGTGGAACAGCCATGATCCGCGACAGGCGTTTGTCTTGCATCGAAAGCGGAGCAGGAATATCGGTTCGACTGTCGCTTCATGCCAAGCATCGCAACAATCTCGCCAAAAGCTCAGTCACCTCGCATCGCCAGCATCGAAAGCTATCGCGTCGTGGCAATGCTCCTTGTCGTGTCCCTGCATTCAAATCTGATTGCACGCCTGCATCTGGTCGGGGGCGGGTTTGGATTCCTCGTGGACATGCCGCTCTATCTGTTGTTCTGGATCTCCGTTCCCTATTTCTTTTTGGCGGCGGGGTACTTTTACGGGCGCACCGTTGATGCGGGAGCGGCCCCCTTTTCCGAGTTACGTCGTTCGTGTCGCTCGCTGACTCTCCTCTTTGTCATATGGGTCGCCGTGTATTCGGTGATCGGACCGAACTGGATCAGCGACGTCTACACACGGGGACTCTGGGCGACGATTTCAACGGAGGCATCACACACCATGGACGTGCTCATACAGGAGCATGTCACGCTACTTCTTGTGCCGAGGCGACCGATCTTTCACCTCTGGTTTTTGCCGGCGCTGATCGCTGGGTTGAG
This window harbors:
- a CDS encoding zinc transporter ZupT, with translation MLNLIGLGAVAGLIPVYLGILSALFLGKVLPRTWEGGLIGVANGVLVYLFFDLMHEATEQTGARDPISWLVFLGSLAVSFVGLVALESSQVFGARAGSRWLSLPTMIAVGMGLHNLGEGLAIGASYAGGEYTLSLLLVAGFGLHNGTEGFGVVGAAGKQPMSARDVLVLGLIAGLPTCIGTVLSGQGVSSYFSICFYALAAGSLLYVVLSLTAMSYTATRRVQVAAGMFTGIAIMYVTAMLLTLVSGVRS